A genome region from Coffea arabica cultivar ET-39 chromosome 7e, Coffea Arabica ET-39 HiFi, whole genome shotgun sequence includes the following:
- the LOC113701553 gene encoding protein STRICTOSIDINE SYNTHASE-LIKE 4-like isoform X2 produces the protein MSESAVSSSTETSIDTTTRRKSLCSFANLLVISLVLPVVLAVVVYQVDPFNPAPYPAHELTQKKPLAVPKRNAQVLKGAEKIGVGELLGPEDIAYDPKSGKLYTGCADGWIKRVTVSESAADSVVENWLNTGGRPLGLVLGLHGELIIADADKGLLNATENGEIQLLTDEADGTKFKLTDGVDISEDGTIYFTDASSKYSISEVARDSLEGRPYGRFLSYNPSTKVTQVLVRDLYFANGVAVSPDQDFVIFCETRMRRCKRYYLKGERKGSVDTFVDNLPGRPDNIRYDGEGQYWIALTMEVTYALELVQRHAFIRKIMAIAGKYLDRPPRLLQKNGGAFAVDLEGKPTARYYDHDLALVTGKSYEEDDTRNDGDV, from the exons ATGTCCGAGTCTGCCGTATCATCATCAACTGAGACTTCCATTGATACGACTACGAGAAGAAAAAGCTTATGTTCATTTGCAAATTTGCTCGTGATATCATTGGTTTTGCCAGTTGTTCTAGCAGTCGTCGTCTACCAAGTCGACCCCTTCAATCCTGCTCCTTACCCGGCCCACGAATTAACTCAGAAAAAGCCCCTCGCGGTGCCTAAACGAAACGCTCAAGTGCTTAAAGGAGCTGAGAAGATTGGAGTTGGAGAATTGTTGGGACCAGAAGACATAGCTTATGACCCCAAGTCAGGTAAACTGTACACTGGTTGTGCTGATGGCTGGATCAAGCGAGTCACGGTGAGCGAGTCAGCTGCAGACTCGGTCGTCGAGAATTGGTTAAACACTGGCGGCCGGCCTCTTGGACTGGTCCTTGGACTTCATGGTGAACTTATCATAGCTGATGCTGATAAG GGATTGTTGAACGCCACAGAAAATGGAGAAATTCAATTGCTGACGGATGAGGCTGATGGTACAAAGTTTAAACTAACGGATGGGGTAGATATTTCAGAGGATGGAACTATCTATTTTACAGATGCTTCGTCCAAGTACAGCATCTCTGAGGTTGCTAGGGATTCTCTTGAAGGTAGACCTTATGGTAGATTCTTGAGCTATAATCCATCAACTAAAGTGACTCAAGTGCTGGTGCGAGATCTGTATTTTGCTAATGGAGTAGCCGTTTCACCGGATCAAGattttgttatattttgtgAAACACGAAT GAGAAGGTGTAAAAGATATTACTTAAAGGGTGAAAGAAAAGGATCAGTGGATACATTTGTTGACAATTTGCCTGGGAGGCCCGACAACATCCGGTACGATGGAGAAGGCCAATATTGGATTGCTTTAACCATG GAAGTTACATATGCTTTGGAGCTTGTACAAAGGCACGCCTTCATCCGGAAGATCATGGCAATTGCCGGAAAGTATTTAGACCGACCACCACGACTATTGCAGAAAAATGGAGGGGCTTTCGCTGTTGATTTGGAAGGAAAACCTACGGCTCGATACTATGATCATGATCTAGCACTTGTTACAG
- the LOC113701553 gene encoding protein STRICTOSIDINE SYNTHASE-LIKE 4-like isoform X1, producing MSESAVSSSTETSIDTTTRRKSLCSFANLLVISLVLPVVLAVVVYQVDPFNPAPYPAHELTQKKPLAVPKRNAQVLKGAEKIGVGELLGPEDIAYDPKSGKLYTGCADGWIKRVTVSESAADSVVENWLNTGGRPLGLVLGLHGELIIADADKGLLNATENGEIQLLTDEADGTKFKLTDGVDISEDGTIYFTDASSKYSISEVARDSLEGRPYGRFLSYNPSTKVTQVLVRDLYFANGVAVSPDQDFVIFCETRMRRCKRYYLKGERKGSVDTFVDNLPGRPDNIRYDGEGQYWIALTMEVTYALELVQRHAFIRKIMAIAGKYLDRPPRLLQKNGGAFAVDLEGKPTARYYDHDLALVTGVVKIENYIYFGFIIKPYLIRLNMEQNPAVIP from the exons ATGTCCGAGTCTGCCGTATCATCATCAACTGAGACTTCCATTGATACGACTACGAGAAGAAAAAGCTTATGTTCATTTGCAAATTTGCTCGTGATATCATTGGTTTTGCCAGTTGTTCTAGCAGTCGTCGTCTACCAAGTCGACCCCTTCAATCCTGCTCCTTACCCGGCCCACGAATTAACTCAGAAAAAGCCCCTCGCGGTGCCTAAACGAAACGCTCAAGTGCTTAAAGGAGCTGAGAAGATTGGAGTTGGAGAATTGTTGGGACCAGAAGACATAGCTTATGACCCCAAGTCAGGTAAACTGTACACTGGTTGTGCTGATGGCTGGATCAAGCGAGTCACGGTGAGCGAGTCAGCTGCAGACTCGGTCGTCGAGAATTGGTTAAACACTGGCGGCCGGCCTCTTGGACTGGTCCTTGGACTTCATGGTGAACTTATCATAGCTGATGCTGATAAG GGATTGTTGAACGCCACAGAAAATGGAGAAATTCAATTGCTGACGGATGAGGCTGATGGTACAAAGTTTAAACTAACGGATGGGGTAGATATTTCAGAGGATGGAACTATCTATTTTACAGATGCTTCGTCCAAGTACAGCATCTCTGAGGTTGCTAGGGATTCTCTTGAAGGTAGACCTTATGGTAGATTCTTGAGCTATAATCCATCAACTAAAGTGACTCAAGTGCTGGTGCGAGATCTGTATTTTGCTAATGGAGTAGCCGTTTCACCGGATCAAGattttgttatattttgtgAAACACGAAT GAGAAGGTGTAAAAGATATTACTTAAAGGGTGAAAGAAAAGGATCAGTGGATACATTTGTTGACAATTTGCCTGGGAGGCCCGACAACATCCGGTACGATGGAGAAGGCCAATATTGGATTGCTTTAACCATG GAAGTTACATATGCTTTGGAGCTTGTACAAAGGCACGCCTTCATCCGGAAGATCATGGCAATTGCCGGAAAGTATTTAGACCGACCACCACGACTATTGCAGAAAAATGGAGGGGCTTTCGCTGTTGATTTGGAAGGAAAACCTACGGCTCGATACTATGATCATGATCTAGCACTTGTTACAGGTGTTGTTAAAATCGAAAACTATATATACTTTGGTTTTATCATAAAACCCTACCTCATTCGTCTTAATATGGAGCAAAATCCAGCAGTCATTCCCTGA